Below is a genomic region from Gemmatimonas sp..
CAGAAAGCGTTCGGGTCCCAGCGCAGCCGCCAACTCTGGCCGGAGCACCTTGACCGCGACCCGACGGCGGTGCTTGAGATCATCGGCGAGATAGACCGTGGCCATACCGCCGGCACCGAGCGCACGCTCGAGGCGGTAGCGGTCGGCGAGGGCTGTCGTGAGTCGCGTCAGATCTGTGGCGCTGAACGAGTCGGTCGTCATTCGTCTCCGGTAGGATGGCGCAAGATATGGCTTGGGCACCGCCCCGCCAGCAGCGCCAACGACGCGGACGTGGTCAACGCCACCGCTCCGCCGCAGCCGACGAGAGGCTAAGGCGTTCGCCGGCATAGAGTTCGCCCACCCGTCGAGAGCGGGATCGTGAAATGGGTATACCGACAGACCTCAAAGGATGTGTGTCCTTGGAACGTGTCGTTCGCGAGTGATCTGCGGGAACCGGCGTTCGCGGCGCGCGAGATGTTTCTTGATGCGGGATCACGCGACGGCACACCTGCGTTGGCGCGTGAGCTCTTGATGATGGACGACGCGGATTACGCCGCGTCCTTCAAGGGCAGCGCGATCAAGCGCGCGAAGTTGTGGATGCTCAAACGGAACGCGTGTGTGGTGCTGGGGAATGTTGGTACGACAGAAGACCTCGCGGTGCTCGAGGCGATGCGCACGCACGATCACGCGATCATCCGAGAGCACGCGGCGTGGGCGATTGCCCGCATCGGTCGACACCCGCCACCGTGATG
It encodes:
- a CDS encoding protein kinase translates to MTTDSFSATDLTRLTTALADRYRLERALGAGGMATVYLADDLKHRRRVAVKVLRPELAAALGPERFLREITTTANLRHPNILPLFDSGEAAGLLYYVMPFVEGETL